In the Triticum aestivum cultivar Chinese Spring chromosome 2B, IWGSC CS RefSeq v2.1, whole genome shotgun sequence genome, CAACCTAGCCGCGCGCCGGCCGGCGATCTCACCTCACGCCCTCCCGGCGATCGCCTCGGGCGCTGGCGCCGGCGGAAGCGCGCGACTTGCGGTGGCGCAGCGCCTTGATCGGGCCGGGGAGGAACCGCCCCCACCCTCCCGTTTTGGGCGCCAACTTCTCCGCGGAGGCGGAGCTCGACCGCTCCAATGCCGCCGCGTCCTCGGCGACGTGGCGCTCCTCCTCGCTCTCCAACTCCATTCCCTTGCCGACCGCAGGCTTCCGGAACGAGGCCCAGCCCCAGACCCTGGACCGGCGCCTCTCGTCGGCGCCGATGCCGCCGGCCACGGACCGCGAGCGCCCGATCCGGCGCTCCCGCTCGATGAGGCTGCAGACCCGGCCGACGGAGGCGGAGGACGCcgaggaggacggggaggagggggaggcgcaggCGCAGGGGCGCGTGCGCGCGCAGTCGGGGCAGAGGCGGAGGAGGCGGTCGCAGAGGCAGTGCGGGCACACGCCGCCGCAGGGCACGGGCGGGTGCTTCCGGCAGCGCGAGTCGTCGCCGGGCATGCCCATGTGTGCGCC is a window encoding:
- the LOC123042002 gene encoding uncharacterized protein; the encoded protein is MGMPGDDSRCRKHPPVPCGGVCPHCLCDRLLRLCPDCARTRPCACASPSSPSSSASSASVGRVCSLIERERRIGRSRSVAGGIGADERRRSRVWGWASFRKPAVGKGMELESEEERHVAEDAAALERSSSASAEKLAPKTGGWGRFLPGPIKALRHRKSRASAGASARGDRREGVR